A genomic region of Cannabis sativa cultivar Pink pepper isolate KNU-18-1 chromosome 1, ASM2916894v1, whole genome shotgun sequence contains the following coding sequences:
- the LOC115720658 gene encoding germin-like protein subfamily 1 member 17: protein MKGIHFLLSLTVLALAAFIASASDPSPLQDFCVAVDEPHKALFVNGKFCKDPKLAKAEDFFFSGLNVPRDTHNPVGSNVTQLNVDKIPGLNTLGISLARIDYAPYGQNPPHTHPRGSEILVVAKGTLYVGFVSSNQDGNRLFTKVLKEGDVFVFPIGLIHFQFNPTHAPAVAFAGLSSQNAGTITIANSVFGSNPAINPHVLAKAFQVDKNVIDQLQKQFWYGNDN from the exons ATGAAAGGTATTCATTTTCTTCTTTCACTTACTGTGTTGGCTTTGGCAGCCTTCATAGCCTCTGCCTCTGACCCAAGCCCTCTCCAAGATTTTTGCGTGGCTGTAGATGAACCCCACAAAGCTT TATTTGTGAATGGAAAATTCTGCAAGGATCCCAAGCTTGCTAAGGCTGAGGATTTTTTCTTTTCTGGGCTCAATGTTCCAAGAGACACACACAACCCAGTTGGATCTAATGTGACCCAATTGAATGTGGACAAAATTCCAGGACTCAACACACTCGGAATATCATTGGCTCGTATTGATTATGCACCATACGGCCAAAATCCACCTCACACACATCCTCGTGGCTCTGAAATCCTAGTTGTTGCTAAGGGAACCCTCTACGTGGGCTTCGTATCGTCGAACCAAGACGGAAACCGGTTGTTTACCAAGGTTTTGAAAGAGGGAGATGTGTTTGTATTCCCAATTGGTTTAATTCACTTTCAATTCAATCCAACACATGCTCCAGCTGTTGCCTTTGCTGGTCTCAGTAGCCAAAATGCAGGAACTATCACCATTGCAAATTCAGTATTTGGATCAAATCCTGCTATTAACCCTCATGTCCTTGCTAAGGCTTTTCAAGTTGACAAGAATGTCATTGACCAACTCCAGAAGCAGTTCTGGTATGGCAATGACAATTAA